In Streptomyces qaidamensis, one DNA window encodes the following:
- the rapZ gene encoding RNase adapter RapZ, whose amino-acid sequence MNVNEHDSRTEHAGDGAQVSTGTPNEKTPVPDAAIPELVIISGMSGAGRSTAAKCLEDLGWFVVDNLPPALIPTMVELGARSQGNVARIAVVVDVRGRRFFDNLRESLADLEAKNVTRRIVFLESSDEALVRRFESVRRPHPLQGDGRIVDGIAAERELLRELRGDADLVIDTSSLNVHELRAKMDAQFAGEEEPELRATVMSFGYKYGLPVDADLVVDCRFLPNPHWVPELRPYTGLNDEVSGYVFNQPGAKEFLDRYTELLQLVATGYRREGKRYVTIAVGCTGGKHRSVAMSEKLAARLAAESVETVVVHRDMGRE is encoded by the coding sequence ATGAATGTGAACGAGCACGACAGCCGCACAGAGCACGCCGGAGACGGAGCACAGGTGAGTACGGGCACGCCCAACGAGAAGACCCCGGTCCCGGACGCGGCCATCCCCGAGCTGGTGATCATCTCCGGCATGTCCGGAGCCGGGCGTTCTACGGCGGCGAAGTGTCTGGAGGACCTCGGCTGGTTCGTCGTCGACAACCTGCCGCCCGCGTTGATCCCCACCATGGTGGAGCTCGGCGCCCGTTCCCAGGGCAACGTGGCGCGGATCGCCGTCGTCGTCGACGTCCGCGGCCGCCGCTTCTTCGACAACCTCCGCGAGTCCCTCGCCGACCTGGAGGCGAAGAACGTCACGCGGCGGATCGTCTTCCTGGAGTCCTCCGACGAGGCCCTGGTGCGCCGCTTCGAGTCGGTGCGCCGGCCGCACCCCCTGCAGGGCGACGGCCGCATCGTCGACGGCATCGCCGCCGAACGCGAGCTGCTGCGCGAGCTGCGCGGCGACGCCGACCTGGTGATCGACACCTCCAGCCTCAACGTGCACGAGCTGCGCGCCAAGATGGACGCCCAGTTCGCCGGCGAGGAGGAGCCGGAGCTGCGGGCCACGGTCATGTCGTTCGGCTACAAGTACGGCCTCCCCGTCGACGCCGACCTGGTCGTCGACTGCCGCTTCCTGCCGAACCCGCACTGGGTCCCGGAGCTGCGCCCGTACACCGGCCTCAACGACGAGGTCTCCGGGTACGTCTTCAACCAGCCCGGCGCCAAGGAGTTCCTCGACCGCTACACGGAGCTCCTCCAGCTCGTCGCCACCGGCTACCGCCGCGAGGGCAAGCGCTACGTGACCATCGCCGTGGGCTGCACGGGCGGAAAGCACCGCTCGGTCGCCATGTCGGAGAAGCTCGCCGCCCGGCTCGCCGCCGAGAGCGTGGAGACGGTGGTCGTACACCGGGACATGGGACGCGAATGA